CGCTAGAGGCGGCATCGGTATATACTACCCCTCAACCGGGAGGTGGGAGTTCGTCTTCCTAAAGTGGCGTGATGGGCGCGTCAAGTTTACCCAAATGGTCGATCTGAGGCACCTTAGTAATGGCGCCTGGATGGTTGCACTGAGAGCTCCGCAAGCTATACTTACATCCAAAGACCTGAAAAACTGGCATCCCTTACACATAGAGGGCCTGAACGAGGGCTTCGATCACCACGCGAAAATCGATGAAGGAGGCAACGTCATAGCGTGTTCCACAGGACGCAGCCTACTGGTCCTTCAAATAGACGAGCTTGAAAACGTACTTGATGGAGAGCCTGTAATGTCAAGTTATAAAGCATATATCGATAGACTGAAAGGCTTAGGCTTCGTCTTAAAGCGGAGTTTTATTAGCTAAAAACAGCTATGAAGAACACGGGATGGTCTTAAAAGCCTCATTAAAGAGGCACATAGTAAGGAGAGGTTGCACGCTACACTTCAGAGCTTCTAAGTAGGGGAAGCAAACCAACATTTATATCCGCGCGAATCGCCAATAAGGAAGCTGAGCAGGTTGAGTGGCTTAAAGAGTGGCGTGAAAGCGAGATAGCGTATGAGGATTTGCTTTATCACTAGCGAAGTATTCTTAGGCAGGAGACGAGGCGGTTTCGGCAAACTAGTCCGTATTGTCGGACGGGAGCTCGCCAGACGGGGCTTTGACGTCTCCGTAGTTTGTTGGAGGGGGCCAGGCGAAAATCCACCGACCGAAGTAGACGGAATCGAGGTGCTGAGCTACCCGTACGACTTTACCTCGCGGTCATCGTTTAAGCACGCTATAAACTACGCTAGGGCTATCCCGCTTATAAAGAGGGCAGACGCCGACGTCTACGTTTCAATAGACTGCATGGTTGAGACCTACTTAGCGCAGAAAGTCATGCCTGACAGGAAGCACGTGATATGGGTTCAAGACCCGTTCGATGAAAACGACTACAAGCTCCTAGGCTCTGTGGACCCAAATTATAGAGTGAATAAGCTGAAGTTCCTAGCCACAGTGAAGCTTTATGAGAAGGCCTATAACAGAGCTGATGTAATACTGACGCAGGCAAGATACTACATACCAAAGATAGCTAGGTTATATCGTGCTGACTTAAGAAAGGTCGTCTACTTGCCTAACCCTGTAGAGTACATACCTAGTGAAAGTTCAATAGTTAAGTCCAAGGAGCCTATGGTGTGCTTTCTCGGGCGCATGGATCCTCAGAAGAGGTACTGGCTATTCTTTAGGCTGGCCAAAGCACTCCCAGAGGTGAAGTTTATCGCCATGGGTAGACCAGGTCCGCTGTACGAAAAGATGTACGAACGGATCGTGAGGAAGTACCAAGGACTTAAAAATTTAGAGATTGCAGGATTTGTTAGTGAAGATGAGAAATCAAGAAAGCTCTCTGAAAGCTGGGTTTTCTGTTTGCCGAGCATACGCGAGGGGTTACCAATAAGCTTCCTGGAAGCCCTAGCACACAAGAATGCGCTATTGAGCTCTGTAAATCCAGATAATTTCGTCAAAAGGTTCGGATACTATGTGATAAACGGGAATTTCGTCAAGGGTCTTAAGGAGTTATTAAGTAACAGCAAATGGAGAAAGCTTGGAGAAGCCGGGTACCGACGTGTCAACAACATTAATTCTCCCGAAGGAGTGGTGGATAGGCTTATTAAGAGCCTTCAAGGGGTTCTAGGATGATGAATGCTAGATCATTAAAAGATAAAAGTGCACGCTTTCTTGAACTCATGAAACTATATTTAAGTATCTTGACGAAACGCTGTATAACTGTTCCCAATGCACTTATCTTCTATGTAACATTTCGGTGCAATTTGCGATGCCTTCACTGTAACATACAACAGCTTCAGTTTAAGGAAGAAATATCATTTGCCGGGGTAAAGGACTTATTTCATGAGCTAAGGAGCTTGGGTGTGAGGGAAATCCGTTATAGTGGTGGTGAGCCCTTATTAAGAAAAGACTTAGCAGATATACTAAAAATGGGGAAAGAGCTAGGTTTTAGACAGTACATCTCGACAAACGGTACATTAATAAATCGACGTGTAGCAAAGCTCTTGGCTAGCACGTGTGATGGTGTTGATGTATCAATAGATGGCCTTAAGCAGAATGATAGGATTAGAGGATTAGGCTCTTTTGAGAGGGCGTTAAGTGCTATCAAACTTTTAAATCACTATCGACAGGGCTTAGCTTCAATAGCCTTCACCTTAATGAAGTTGAATTTCATGGAGTTACCAGCACTATGTCAGCTAGCAGAACATTTAGGGTGCGGAATAAGCATACAACCTATAATTTTAGGAGGGGCGGTATTTCCAAGTGTTGACGTAGAGAATGATGAATTATCGTTCACGAAGACAGATATAAGAAGACTGTAGGAAGTTCTTGCACTTTCTTCAAAAATATTGCTTAGAGGCTCATCGATGCTCTATCTTAGGATGCTTTTAAAATTTGTAAAGGGAAAAAGGAAGTGTATTACCGGCTACCTTAAGATGACAATAGATCGAAGGTAAGATTTATCCATGCTCACTACGGAATAAACCTATAGGTAAGTACAAAAAGGGCAATTTGAAGGATATTTGGTTCCCGAGGAGGTTTAACGAAGAAAGGATGAATATGTTAGCCTGTAGCAGATGTTTCTTAGGTTGTTATGAGCCCGATAATCTTACCTTCAACTTTCTACCTTTACGCTTAGCCTCAGAATTGACAAAGTTTCTTAAGAAGAGAGTTTAGCGTGTCCAAATTTAATTCAACACCCAGCTAACTCCATTTACTTAGTAAGACCGGAAGGTTGTGGAAAAGTACTCGATTAAGGCTTCTAAGCGGCTGGTTACGCCTATGGGACATAAGGTAAAATTTATATTTATACGAACCGGGCACTTTAACGCGCGCTTCTTCACAATTTTTTCTGTAAAGAGTGTTTTAGTAAAGCTTGTAAAATTGGCACCGAGCCTCGACGAGAGAGAAGAAGCAAGAGATACTAAAGATCTTTGGATACCAGCTTTACTTAGCATCGGAGGGGCCTTATAGCTTTAAGGGATTTTTGAAAACTTATGCGTCTTTCCTATGTTCTATGGAGGGCTTTTCGTCCTAGCAATAAGACTTAAGGAAACGACATTAGGATTCTAACTACTAATAGCACGCTAGCATTAATTTGCACAACTGCCTTTTAATTAAGAGGCTTCACCCAAATTGAAAGCTAAAGTTATTGTCATAACAGGTCCTGTTGGCGTTGGTAAATCAACGGTCATTAAAATTCTCACTTACCTCTCTAAAAGAAAAGGGCTCAAGACGAGCTCTACATTTATTAAAACATTTCATGGTCCATCATATCTTTTATGGAAAATTGCAGAATACGCAATTACGTCCAGGGGCAGGAGAACTCTTGCCCCATGGCTTATTGTGAGCCGGTCTAGCCCAAGCATCGCTCGACTCCTTCTGCTAGTATCAGTATGCCTTGATAGTATTTACATCCCATTTATAATGACGCTAAGAGTAATATTGCCTAAGTTTCTTGGAGTCACCGTCTTCATAGAGGAATACCTGTTAAGTACTCTGCTTGACTACATTTACACCTTCCATAGGTTAAAAATAAGAAGTGGTTTACGTCGTTTTCCGCTTAAGATATTATTGTCGTTATGCATTAAACATAAGCCTGACTCGATAGCAGTCCTCAACGCAAATCTTCATGAATTAAGGAGGCATTGGAGAATTAGAGGGTATGGAGGTTCTCAAATAAACTATGTCCTCTTCCAAAGGCACTTCCTCCCTAAGCTCGCCCATGCTTTTTATGGGGAGCGTGCTATGGAGTTTGACGTAGCCTTAACCTCAGCCATTGAAATTGCAGAGAAAATTATAAGTGACGTGATAGACATATAGCTTTCCTGCGTGATAGGGGTGACAGTGGTGTTTCTGGCGAAAATAAAATCCGACATTCAGTATAGTTTGGAAGAGATAAGATCAAAGCTTTACTCATTAAGGTCTGTGAAGTTCACGTATAAGGATTGGTATAAAATTCTGAGAGTATATTATGTCGGGGGCTCAAGTGTAGTGACGCTTAAAGACACTTATGGCAACGAGGTACCTCTTATTGTCAATAAAAACAACGTATCTCAATTGGTTAGGTTAGCAAGAGCACTGCATACCTGTAGAAGATATGAGGTGAAGAACGACGATCGTACGATCGTTATTCTCGATACCTGCTTCGACATCGAATCAATTCTTAAAGATCCGCTCAGGTTTTTCTTAATAAATTCTGCGCGAAGTTAAGCCGAGTGGACGATCGTTACTCCTTGCTTGAGGTTGAGGGTATTAAGTTTACTATTAGGACAGGTAATCCGTATGATATTATAGAGGGAGCTTTATTACCGTACTATCATGAGCCTCGTGAATACGAATGGTTTTCAAGCATAGTGAAGAAGGGCTCCTTTTTCGTAGATATAGGTGCCTATATTGGTGGTTATAGTGTTAGGGCCTGTAAAATAGGAGCTAAAGTAGTAGCGGTAGAACCAGATAAGGAAAATTTTAAGCTACTTGTAAGAAACTTGAAACTTAATAGTTGTAACGCTTACGCTTTTAATGTAGCCGCCGGATCTAGAAAAGAAGTAGCACCCATTTATGCTGTTCCTGAGGATAGCACTGACAGATACTCCCTTTCAGGGAGAGGGAAGAAATTTATAACGGATCGCGTTGAAGTTCTACCTATGGATGAAATACTATCTATGTTTAAAGAAGCCTACTCTAAAATAGATTTAGTGAAAATAGATGTCGAAGGTTTTGAATATGAAGTTCTATCAGGTATGAAGAATTTTTTAGAAAAAATACAATACCTAATGATAGAAGTAACGCCTGAGACTATGAAGCCATGTCTTAACACCCTTAGAAAAAACTTTAAAGTAATATACATGTGCAAGCACGCCGGTGAAGGCATTATTTATTACAACGTTTTCCTTAAGCGGAAATGAGGAGTAGGACGCGCTTATGTTTAACTTGATTAAAAACTATCGCGGGATCCATTATTCGCACATAATAACAGAACTTATAAATGGTGAGGTTAATGAGGTTAAAAGATCTTTTTAATTACGACTTTGAGAGTTTTACGTTATCGCTTAAGTTAGATTTTTGGGGTGCTATTTACGAGGTGCTTATTCGTCGCGCGTATTCGCACGTTTTAAGGAAGGTTTATGGGTACGAAGGTTTACCCAATTGGTTGCTGCTGTTTAGATCCCTCATTAGGAAGAGCAAGTTCCTCTTAATGGTCCTCGACGGTGCACGTTACGATACGTTCAATGCCATATATGCTAAATACTTGAGGGGTAGGCTTTATGCTGCCCGTGTTCCTCCACCTCATACCTATGGCTGGCTTCCTAGGGCTTTCTCAAGTCCAGAGTTTAACAATGTGAGAGTGTTTTACGCAAGGCTCATGATAAGATCACACAATATAATGATCGACAGGCTCGTTCCTAAGGGCAGGAACTTGGAATTAATAAGCATTAGGCCTAGGAAGATGAGGGAACTAGGCACTGTACTGCCCAGTGAAGTTAATGAAGAAGTCTTCATGGTTGGGCTTAGTGGTAGAGATATTATTTGGTATCTTCAACCTCACTTCCCTTGGATTTATGATCTTAAGCTCTCAAAAACACTTATGAGGGAGGTGCTACTTCATGACTTCGTACCGCCAGACATCGTAGCTAATAAACTGAAAAAACTAGACGTCAGTAGGAAAAGACTGGTTAATATTTATCATGGCAATTTAATCTTAGCCCTCAAATACGTTAGCGATTTACTTAATTACGTTAAAGACTTGGGCATTAAATACGATGCCATGGTAGTCACTTCTGACCATGGCGAGCTGCTCGGTGAGTATGGTCTTTACATGCATCCGCATTACGAGCTGCCCCAGCTCTGTATTGTTCCTTGGCTTGAGGTCGAAGACAGGGTATGAAGGCCCTTCTACACGGCTATTTTGGGTATGGGAACGTTGGTGACGAAGCCATACTGAGCGTGCTTATCGATGAGCTTAAGTCCATGGGTTTCGAACCTATTGCTCTTTCTATTTTTCCTGATAGGACTTCTAGGTTGCATGGCATTAAAGCTTGCAATGAAAAGATAACATCGCCAGGGTTTTGGAAGAACTTCCTTAAGTCTCACGTGCTCGTGTTTGCAGGAGGGGGGAGATACGGAAAGGCCACCATGAGAAGGATATGTATATTAGCGATTCTAGCCAAAGCCTTAGCTAAGAGCGTTGAGTTTAGAGCGCTTGGGGTCTATCCATACGAGTGGAAGGGGCTTCCTACTCTTATGGACCTACCTGGACCGTTTGATGACTTTCTCACTAGGACGTTGATAAAGATAGCCTTCAGGTTTGCAAGTAAAGTAAGCGTGAGGGATGAGTTCTCAAAGCAAGTATTGTACTTTTCTGGGGTGAGGAAGAGGATAGACGTCGAGGAGGACTTAGCATTTAAGCTAAGCCCCTCTAATTGTAGAACCTCACTGAGTATCCTTGCTAAGCATCATGTAGACCCACAGCATGAACCCCTAATTGGGGTAAACCTGCGAACACTGCATCAAAGCGTGAGGAGTAATATCGTCGATGTTGTGGGGTGTTTCCTCAACTGGTTGATTGAAAGCTATGATGTTAAAGTAGTGTTTATACCATTCGGTTATGGCAGCGTTCATGGACGCTTCTTCGATGACGACTTAATAATAGCTGAGGAGCTCAAGCGCACGATAAAACAGCACAGTAAATTTAAGGTGCTTAGGGAGGAGCGTAAGCCTCAAGACATCCTAGGCCTCTTCAGGTTCTTTAACCTGTTTGTGGGCATGAGGTTTCATTCAATAATTTTCTCAATAATGATGGGGATTCCTACGATAGCAATAATCTACGACACTAAGACAGCAGAATTGATGAAAAGGGGATGGATGAGTAGGCACCATTGCGTTCACTTTTCAATTAGCAAGTTAAGCATGGGCGCGTTAAAGGATGCTGCGAGACTTCTACTTGATGCTCAGCCACGAAGAGGAAGGTGACGCGGATTTACATAGCCCTGTAAAAATTGCACGGAAAGTAGTTAACTTAGAGCCTGTGGAATAAACAATTATATGTTGATTTATCTCCCCAGTCCTGACGACTCTGGTAAAAGTGTATTAGCATACTTACTGGCGAAGAGGCTTCATGAACTCGTAATGCCGTTGAATTTGCGTTATCCTTAATAACTTCGGTTGTACCACAACACCAGTCTAATTGAAGAAGGAGATGATGGAGTTACTCAAATGTTTAAAGCCTAGGCCTAAGGTTGTTCTTGAGATAGGCATGGCAAACGGAGGCAATTTTTTCTTCGTATCCTTAAATGCGCTATTATCCTCAGGTTTATTCGATTTCAAGCACTACTCATGGGTCGCATTCAAGTATTTCCCAGTAAGAGTTTTTCTAGATGATACACATGGGCGCTCAGATTAAGGTGCTTCGGAAGGGAGGTAACGATTCCAGTTGAGATTAGGGAGGTGCTGGGGATTAGGGAAGGAGGTGTTTTAATGTTGAAGGTGCATGGGATGTATAATCTTACTTCCGCCGAGAACCTTTTTGAATCCTACAAAGTTGCTTGACGGCCTCGTTGGGGAAGCCTCTGTAAAGGAGCCTGTTAGGGAGGGGCGGAGGGTGGGGCTTGTAGATGCCAATGTATCCATACGTGTTCTCATCGAGTCTCCTAGAGAAGACTGCTTCATCTCTAAAGTGTATTAAAAGAGTGAGGAAGAGGGGCTATGACGAGCACAGCTATAGTGTAGGAGGCAGTAAACCAGCTTGGATATAGTAACGGGCGGGGGAGTGGAGAGGTTTCTAATAACATTAAACTCTTAGCGGCAATGGGGGAAGTTAGAGCCTAATGAATGGAGCGCCGGGCGCGATGCTAGGCGTGGGGAAGTATGACTTAGGCTTAGTTGGCGCCTTATGCCGCAGGCGGTGGAGAGGGATAGTTTGACGAAATCTACGCGAACATAGGGGCTCTAGGAGGGTAGAATGGGTGCGCGTAGTCTGGGGGTAGTGTAGGCTAAAGCTGCGCCGGGGAGACGTCACTCAATGTAGCTCAGTAAGGCGTAGTTGATATGCGCGATGCCCGGTTAGCGTCCATAATTTGCCTTTCCGGCCCTGACGGCTCTGGTAAGAGTACTTTGGCTAGGCTTCTTAGGAGCTATATGTTTTCGCGTGGCGTCTATGCCTATGTCTCGTGGTTTAGGGGCTCTCACTTCTTCGCTTCTCTCCTCGCAAGGTTCCTCTCTCGCTTCACAGCCTTCAAGGGCTACGGCAACCCTTATTATGGAGTTGCTATACCGCC
Above is a genomic segment from Candidatus Nezhaarchaeota archaeon containing:
- a CDS encoding glycosyltransferase family 4 protein: MRICFITSEVFLGRRRGGFGKLVRIVGRELARRGFDVSVVCWRGPGENPPTEVDGIEVLSYPYDFTSRSSFKHAINYARAIPLIKRADADVYVSIDCMVETYLAQKVMPDRKHVIWVQDPFDENDYKLLGSVDPNYRVNKLKFLATVKLYEKAYNRADVILTQARYYIPKIARLYRADLRKVVYLPNPVEYIPSESSIVKSKEPMVCFLGRMDPQKRYWLFFRLAKALPEVKFIAMGRPGPLYEKMYERIVRKYQGLKNLEIAGFVSEDEKSRKLSESWVFCLPSIREGLPISFLEALAHKNALLSSVNPDNFVKRFGYYVINGNFVKGLKELLSNSKWRKLGEAGYRRVNNINSPEGVVDRLIKSLQGVLG
- a CDS encoding radical SAM protein; protein product: MMNARSLKDKSARFLELMKLYLSILTKRCITVPNALIFYVTFRCNLRCLHCNIQQLQFKEEISFAGVKDLFHELRSLGVREIRYSGGEPLLRKDLADILKMGKELGFRQYISTNGTLINRRVAKLLASTCDGVDVSIDGLKQNDRIRGLGSFERALSAIKLLNHYRQGLASIAFTLMKLNFMELPALCQLAEHLGCGISIQPIILGGAVFPSVDVENDELSFTKTDIRRL
- a CDS encoding FkbM family methyltransferase, which produces MLEVEGIKFTIRTGNPYDIIEGALLPYYHEPREYEWFSSIVKKGSFFVDIGAYIGGYSVRACKIGAKVVAVEPDKENFKLLVRNLKLNSCNAYAFNVAAGSRKEVAPIYAVPEDSTDRYSLSGRGKKFITDRVEVLPMDEILSMFKEAYSKIDLVKIDVEGFEYEVLSGMKNFLEKIQYLMIEVTPETMKPCLNTLRKNFKVIYMCKHAGEGIIYYNVFLKRK
- a CDS encoding polysaccharide pyruvyl transferase family protein is translated as MKALLHGYFGYGNVGDEAILSVLIDELKSMGFEPIALSIFPDRTSRLHGIKACNEKITSPGFWKNFLKSHVLVFAGGGRYGKATMRRICILAILAKALAKSVEFRALGVYPYEWKGLPTLMDLPGPFDDFLTRTLIKIAFRFASKVSVRDEFSKQVLYFSGVRKRIDVEEDLAFKLSPSNCRTSLSILAKHHVDPQHEPLIGVNLRTLHQSVRSNIVDVVGCFLNWLIESYDVKVVFIPFGYGSVHGRFFDDDLIIAEELKRTIKQHSKFKVLREERKPQDILGLFRFFNLFVGMRFHSIIFSIMMGIPTIAIIYDTKTAELMKRGWMSRHHCVHFSISKLSMGALKDAARLLLDAQPRRGR